Proteins encoded together in one Candidatus Nitrosocaldus cavascurensis window:
- a CDS encoding PadR family transcriptional regulator, producing MISEWLQRISGAVPKGFSRYYVLSLLNERAMTGKEIMEEAARRSNNLWKPSPGLVYPLLGKLLQEGLIEEDDYGRYRITGKGKAVLADVNVIQGIVRKQLDVMMHFSTLSMFIAKDILERITSLGSMLAANIDKMTQQERERYREFLLAQLRKLDESDAKRREQENRGKESIDVE from the coding sequence ATGATATCAGAATGGCTGCAGAGGATAAGTGGAGCAGTGCCCAAGGGGTTCTCAAGGTACTATGTGCTAAGCCTACTGAATGAGCGTGCCATGACAGGGAAGGAGATAATGGAGGAAGCAGCAAGGAGGAGCAACAACCTATGGAAGCCGTCACCAGGGCTAGTATATCCATTGCTAGGCAAGTTACTTCAGGAAGGGTTGATAGAGGAGGATGATTACGGGAGGTATAGGATAACTGGAAAGGGCAAGGCTGTTTTAGCAGATGTAAACGTGATTCAAGGTATAGTAAGGAAGCAGTTGGATGTGATGATGCACTTCAGCACACTAAGCATGTTCATTGCAAAGGATATACTGGAGAGGATAACCTCTCTAGGCTCTATGCTTGCAGCAAACATAGATAAGATGACCCAGCAGGAGAGGGAGAGGTATAGAGAGTTCCTTCTAGCACAACTGAGGAAGTTGGATGAGAGTGATGCTAAGAGGAGGGAGCAAGAGAATAGGGGTAAGGAGAGTATAGATGTAGAGTAG
- a CDS encoding winged helix-turn-helix domain-containing protein, giving the protein MHKKDRRERFDIIYNILTILNNENVYKTILARKAKLDSRSIDKYVNLLQRTNLITVDASKGGRHILKITEKGRAFLNIYEELIRLIRC; this is encoded by the coding sequence GTGCACAAGAAGGATAGAAGAGAGAGATTTGATATAATATATAATATTCTTACCATATTAAACAATGAGAATGTATACAAGACCATACTTGCACGCAAGGCAAAGCTTGATAGTAGGAGTATAGACAAGTATGTTAACTTACTCCAAAGGACTAACCTAATAACTGTAGATGCTAGTAAAGGAGGAAGGCATATACTCAAGATAACGGAGAAAGGTAGAGCATTCCTCAACATATATGAGGAACTGATTAGGCTTATTAGATGTTGA
- a CDS encoding SIMPL domain-containing protein — protein sequence MASRIISKKVMGMAGAGIVAFTLLLAFLAVEHTTMVNVRAEEQSNGKDVVERIELSVIGNAIQNIKPDKASISVGVEVQEKTAGDAARRNAELMNSVIEAVKALGIKEEQISTNYYSIYPVYEPRSKAEVCITIYPPPPECQEQVLVGYKAVNNITITMDVNVQNIGSVIDAAVNAGANQVYGVSFFISQERFDAVKASLLDKAAKDARVKADSVANALNMKVVGVKSVNIMDGYYYPTPMYAREAPATTPIIPPSEQSVSASVQVVFWLE from the coding sequence ATGGCAAGCAGAATAATAAGCAAGAAGGTTATGGGCATGGCAGGTGCAGGTATAGTAGCATTCACTCTGCTACTTGCATTTCTAGCAGTAGAGCATACTACGATGGTTAATGTAAGGGCAGAGGAGCAGAGTAATGGGAAGGATGTAGTAGAGAGGATAGAACTATCAGTTATAGGTAATGCTATACAGAATATCAAGCCTGATAAGGCTAGCATAAGTGTGGGTGTTGAGGTGCAGGAGAAGACAGCAGGAGATGCAGCAAGAAGGAATGCTGAGTTGATGAATAGTGTAATAGAGGCTGTAAAGGCTTTAGGCATAAAGGAGGAGCAGATAAGCACAAACTACTACAGCATATACCCTGTTTATGAGCCTAGGAGCAAGGCTGAGGTATGTATAACAATATACCCTCCACCACCAGAGTGCCAAGAGCAGGTCCTTGTTGGTTACAAGGCAGTTAATAACATAACTATAACCATGGATGTTAACGTACAGAATATTGGTAGTGTTATAGATGCTGCTGTTAATGCTGGAGCAAATCAGGTTTATGGTGTGAGCTTCTTCATCTCCCAAGAGAGGTTTGATGCTGTAAAGGCTTCACTGCTGGATAAGGCAGCAAAGGATGCAAGGGTCAAGGCTGATAGTGTTGCCAATGCACTGAACATGAAGGTAGTTGGGGTTAAGAGCGTGAACATAATGGATGGGTACTACTATCCTACACCAATGTATGCAAGGGAGGCACCAGCAACAACACCTATAATACCACCCAGTGAGCAGAGTGTATCTGCATCTGTACAGGTTGTATTCTGGCTTGAGTAG
- the acnA gene encoding aconitate hydratase AcnA, producing the protein MQINKLDVYGTSLRYYDVSKYSWMPYTIRIVMESIARNIDGKSITEDDLNTIIGWEPNNAVEVPFKPARVIMQDYTGVPALVDLALMREIVAEHGLDPKIINPLVPVDLVIDHSVQVDHWASNDALALNMRLELERNRERYEFLKWAEQAFKNFRLFPPGTGIIHQVNLEYIAKVAILDSSTIYFDTCLGMDSHTTMINGLGVLGWGVGGIEAEAAVLGQPVSIVPEVVGVKLYNQPREGITATDIVLTLTDVLRRHNVVDKFLEFFGDGLYSLSVPDRATIANMAPEYGATAALFPVDDETIKYLMLTGRDERHVDVVKAYYKAQGMYGSSNGDVHYSKIIEFDLSSVEPSIAGPSLPWERRTFKDVYDGILQLTKGRSASTLVRVDGEDHTLADGSIVIAAITSCTNTSNPYLMVAAALLAKKAYELGLRVPRYVKSSLAPGSRVVESYLARAGLLHYLELLGFNIVGYGCTTCIGNSGPLPAEISDAIRRNGLTVVAVLSGNRNFEGRIHPDVRANYLMSPPLVVAYALAGRIKDLSKEPLGYAKDGSAVYLRDVWPSSKEVEDLMSIISKDDFARYSTLGDLIPEWDRIKVKASNLYEWDDANTFIKRPPFLDDFDMAADRVKSIRDARALLILGDNVTTDHISPAGPISPDSDAGRYLISLGVNIARLNTFGARRGNWEVMVRGTFTGRIENKMLKHRGEVKKGGYTIHYPSNEVMSVYDAAMRYKREGVPLIVIAGKNYGAGSSRDWAAKGPKLLGVRAVIAESFERIHRSNLVEMGILPLQFMDGASADTLGIRGDETFDIMLDDLKPRKVVELVVHRSDGSVARARLLARIDTEMELRYYMAGGILHYVLSTLMNSLQ; encoded by the coding sequence ATGCAGATAAACAAGTTAGATGTATATGGTACCTCTTTAAGATACTACGATGTTAGCAAGTACTCTTGGATGCCCTATACAATACGTATAGTGATGGAGAGTATAGCAAGGAACATAGATGGTAAGAGTATAACAGAGGATGATCTTAACACTATAATTGGATGGGAGCCCAATAATGCTGTAGAGGTACCATTCAAACCTGCTAGAGTTATAATGCAGGATTACACTGGTGTACCTGCACTAGTTGATCTAGCACTTATGAGGGAGATAGTTGCAGAGCATGGTCTAGATCCTAAGATCATCAATCCATTAGTACCTGTTGATCTTGTTATAGATCATAGTGTGCAGGTTGATCACTGGGCAAGCAATGATGCTCTAGCACTGAATATGAGGCTTGAGTTGGAGAGGAATAGAGAGAGGTATGAGTTCCTTAAATGGGCTGAGCAAGCATTCAAGAACTTCAGGTTATTCCCTCCAGGCACTGGCATAATCCATCAGGTGAACCTTGAGTACATTGCAAAGGTTGCCATACTAGACTCTTCTACTATATACTTCGATACATGCCTTGGTATGGACTCTCATACAACAATGATCAATGGTTTAGGGGTATTGGGCTGGGGTGTTGGAGGGATAGAGGCAGAGGCAGCAGTGCTAGGGCAGCCAGTCAGCATAGTGCCAGAGGTTGTAGGGGTTAAACTTTACAATCAACCTAGAGAGGGTATTACTGCTACAGATATAGTGCTTACCCTTACAGATGTGCTTAGGAGGCATAACGTTGTTGATAAGTTCCTTGAGTTCTTTGGAGATGGTCTATACTCGCTCTCAGTACCAGATAGGGCTACCATAGCAAACATGGCACCAGAGTATGGTGCAACAGCAGCACTCTTCCCTGTAGATGATGAGACTATAAAGTACCTGATGCTTACTGGCAGGGATGAGCGCCATGTTGATGTAGTAAAGGCATACTATAAGGCGCAAGGCATGTATGGCTCTAGCAATGGTGATGTTCACTACAGCAAGATTATAGAGTTCGATCTAAGCAGTGTTGAGCCTAGCATCGCTGGTCCATCCCTCCCATGGGAGAGGAGAACCTTCAAGGATGTATACGATGGTATACTGCAGTTAACCAAGGGCAGGAGTGCTAGTACGCTTGTGAGGGTTGATGGTGAGGATCATACTCTTGCAGATGGTAGCATAGTCATAGCAGCAATAACAAGTTGCACAAATACAAGCAATCCTTACCTGATGGTTGCTGCTGCACTATTAGCAAAGAAGGCTTACGAACTAGGGCTTAGAGTGCCAAGGTATGTAAAGTCAAGCCTTGCTCCAGGCTCTAGAGTGGTTGAGTCTTATCTTGCTAGAGCTGGTCTACTCCATTATCTTGAGTTGCTAGGCTTCAACATAGTTGGTTATGGTTGCACAACGTGCATAGGGAATAGCGGTCCATTACCTGCTGAGATAAGTGATGCTATAAGGAGGAATGGGTTAACAGTGGTTGCAGTGTTATCAGGGAACAGGAACTTTGAAGGTAGAATACATCCAGATGTTAGGGCAAACTACCTAATGTCTCCTCCATTGGTAGTTGCTTATGCTTTAGCAGGGAGGATCAAGGATCTAAGCAAGGAGCCATTAGGCTATGCTAAAGATGGCAGTGCAGTTTACCTTAGGGATGTATGGCCATCAAGCAAGGAGGTTGAGGATCTTATGAGCATTATAAGCAAGGATGACTTTGCAAGGTACTCTACTCTTGGCGATCTCATCCCAGAGTGGGATAGAATAAAGGTTAAGGCATCCAACCTTTATGAGTGGGATGATGCGAACACATTCATAAAGAGACCCCCATTCCTGGATGACTTCGATATGGCTGCTGATAGGGTTAAGAGTATAAGAGATGCTAGAGCACTACTCATCCTTGGCGATAATGTTACAACTGATCATATATCTCCAGCAGGTCCAATAAGCCCAGACTCCGATGCTGGTAGATACCTAATCTCACTAGGTGTGAACATTGCAAGGCTCAACACGTTTGGTGCAAGGAGGGGCAACTGGGAGGTCATGGTTAGAGGAACCTTCACTGGCAGGATAGAGAATAAGATGCTCAAGCATAGAGGCGAGGTTAAGAAGGGAGGGTATACCATACACTATCCAAGCAATGAGGTTATGAGTGTGTATGATGCTGCAATGCGCTACAAGAGAGAGGGTGTACCACTCATAGTTATAGCAGGGAAGAACTATGGTGCTGGAAGTTCTAGAGATTGGGCTGCAAAGGGACCTAAGCTTCTAGGCGTTAGGGCAGTTATAGCAGAGAGCTTTGAGAGGATACACAGGAGTAACCTTGTGGAGATGGGCATACTTCCTCTACAGTTCATGGATGGTGCAAGTGCTGATACACTTGGCATAAGGGGCGATGAGACCTTTGATATAATGCTAGATGATCTAAAGCCTAGGAAGGTTGTGGAACTTGTTGTGCATAGAAGTGATGGGAGTGTAGCAAGAGCAAGGCTCTTAGCAAGGATAGATACTGAGATGGAGTTGAGGTACTACATGGCAGGGGGTATACTGCACTATGTACTATCTACACTTATGAATAGTTTACAGTAA
- a CDS encoding zinc ribbon domain-containing protein, with the protein MGKTERFTGLNVDLERLATRVQMYLQENGFEVAYSKDPTAPPSWFFIQARKISTLRSIAGARRSTDITIKGKPDDFEVTISTGEWGKNMLSSAPLFIVPIVGITATVAKLYTAKSFESNLWKYIKDQIKFLSNSAVQVESKERLDKRVYDCDYVEGYPGWKDSVEGGRLVLERSRDGNNRVVFTSSKGDIVIPASSIEQAQIIARRKGLHEHDLMIQMVVKQNGKSIKPVFNLKDEIIAGVLAGINELVSEEKAMRSIEHASVITDVKYCIKCGAEIPKSARFCSQCGSPQEPS; encoded by the coding sequence ATGGGCAAGACCGAGAGGTTTACAGGGCTCAATGTTGATCTAGAGAGGTTAGCAACAAGGGTGCAGATGTATCTACAGGAGAATGGATTTGAGGTGGCATACTCCAAAGACCCTACTGCACCACCATCGTGGTTCTTCATACAGGCAAGGAAGATAAGTACGCTTAGAAGCATAGCAGGTGCAAGGAGGAGTACTGACATAACCATAAAGGGTAAGCCAGATGACTTTGAGGTTACTATAAGCACTGGGGAATGGGGCAAGAACATGCTCTCATCTGCTCCATTGTTCATAGTACCTATAGTTGGGATAACAGCAACTGTAGCAAAGCTCTACACAGCAAAGAGCTTCGAATCAAACCTATGGAAGTACATAAAGGATCAGATCAAGTTCCTGAGTAACAGTGCAGTACAGGTTGAGAGCAAGGAGAGGTTGGATAAGAGGGTTTATGACTGTGACTACGTTGAGGGTTATCCAGGCTGGAAGGATAGTGTTGAAGGTGGCAGACTTGTGCTTGAGAGGAGTAGAGATGGTAACAATAGAGTAGTGTTCACATCAAGCAAGGGGGATATAGTTATACCTGCAAGCAGTATAGAGCAGGCACAGATAATAGCAAGGAGGAAGGGATTGCATGAGCATGATCTAATGATACAGATGGTTGTGAAGCAGAATGGGAAGAGCATAAAACCTGTATTCAACCTTAAGGATGAGATAATAGCTGGTGTCCTTGCTGGGATAAACGAACTTGTAAGTGAGGAGAAGGCGATGAGGAGCATAGAGCATGCAAGTGTGATAACGGATGTGAAGTATTGCATAAAATGTGGTGCAGAGATACCAAAGAGTGCAAGGTTCTGTTCCCAATGTGGTTCTCCTCAGGAACCCTCATGA
- a CDS encoding alpha/beta fold hydrolase produces the protein MKVTSDGLEIVYDDFGNGEPALLFMPGWCSDRSVFQDLMLRFTMHRRTLALDWRGHGESGSSKDDFGNEALVSDALAVIEASKAKQVIPVALAHSGWIAIELRRRLGVVVQKLILVDWILTEPPQPFIQALRGMQDPYRWKDIVKDIFSHWLQDVDNPRLINFVHQVMGSYGFDMWARAAREISKAYAEQTSPLHALSLLRPPVSVLHIYAQSPVPDYLTIQQEFASSHSWFSVYRLDARSHFPMFEVPDEMVTVIEQFIRQY, from the coding sequence ATGAAGGTAACTTCAGATGGGCTAGAAATAGTCTACGATGATTTTGGTAATGGAGAACCTGCACTACTATTTATGCCTGGTTGGTGCTCTGATAGATCAGTCTTTCAGGATCTAATGCTACGCTTTACTATGCATCGCCGCACACTTGCCTTAGACTGGCGTGGTCATGGAGAGTCAGGATCATCTAAAGATGATTTTGGTAATGAGGCTCTAGTATCAGATGCCTTGGCTGTAATAGAAGCCAGTAAGGCTAAACAAGTCATTCCAGTTGCATTAGCGCATAGTGGATGGATTGCTATTGAGTTACGGCGTAGGTTAGGAGTAGTGGTTCAAAAACTTATCTTGGTTGATTGGATACTAACTGAACCACCTCAACCATTCATTCAAGCCCTGAGAGGAATGCAGGATCCATATAGGTGGAAGGATATTGTAAAAGATATATTCTCACACTGGCTACAGGATGTTGATAATCCTAGATTGATAAATTTTGTGCATCAGGTGATGGGCTCGTATGGTTTTGATATGTGGGCTAGAGCAGCACGGGAGATTAGTAAAGCATATGCAGAGCAAACAAGTCCTCTCCATGCTCTTTCCTTGTTGAGACCACCTGTATCTGTACTGCATATTTATGCACAATCACCAGTTCCTGATTATCTAACCATTCAACAAGAGTTTGCATCTTCACATAGTTGGTTCAGTGTATACAGGTTAGATGCACGTAGCCACTTCCCTATGTTCGAGGTGCCTGATGAGATGGTAACTGTTATAGAACAATTTATCAGGCAGTATTGA
- a CDS encoding dienelactone hydrolase family protein, whose protein sequence is MKARSIKIDVSSVEEGKGRFIEGDLTISSLKECMVVFAHGSGSSRFSPRNRFVAGVLQSAGLSTLLLDLLTKEEDAIDSLTGRYRFDVELLASRLVDSVIWLEREYMDRSSSSSSSSNLRIGYFGSSTGAAAALIAYARYPNNVRAIVSRGGRVDLAAHYLPGIKVPTLLIVGGHDTPVLRLNREAMDRFPRECMVRLEVISNATHLFEEQGALEQVAEKAKDWFLTHLR, encoded by the coding sequence ATGAAGGCAAGGAGTATCAAGATAGATGTTAGTAGTGTAGAGGAAGGTAAGGGTAGGTTCATTGAGGGTGATCTTACCATCTCATCACTTAAAGAGTGCATGGTTGTATTTGCACATGGTTCAGGTAGTTCAAGGTTCAGTCCAAGGAACAGGTTTGTAGCAGGTGTACTTCAGAGTGCTGGGCTTAGCACACTACTTTTAGATCTACTAACCAAGGAGGAGGATGCTATAGACTCTCTAACTGGAAGGTATAGGTTCGATGTTGAGTTGTTAGCCTCAAGGCTTGTTGATTCTGTGATATGGCTTGAAAGAGAGTACATGGATAGGAGTAGTAGCAGCAGTAGTAGTAGCAATCTAAGGATAGGTTACTTTGGCTCAAGTACTGGTGCTGCTGCTGCACTCATAGCATATGCTAGATATCCAAACAATGTAAGAGCGATAGTCTCAAGGGGAGGTAGGGTTGATCTTGCTGCTCACTACCTTCCAGGCATAAAGGTACCAACACTGCTAATAGTTGGGGGTCATGATACTCCAGTGCTTAGATTGAATAGAGAGGCTATGGATAGATTCCCTAGAGAGTGCATGGTTAGACTAGAGGTTATATCCAATGCTACACACCTCTTCGAAGAGCAGGGTGCACTTGAACAGGTAGCAGAGAAGGCTAAGGATTGGTTCCTCACGCATCTGCGATGA
- a CDS encoding aminotransferase class III-fold pyridoxal phosphate-dependent enzyme → MKHKIVVEPPGQNARTIIDTMSRNCYNSTFVYPLVIEDGEGCYIKDVDGNVYLDFTSNIGSSPLGYKHPDVMDVLKEYSNTGVHKIAGQDFYCREHAELAERLLSIVPKGFKAFLINSGAEAVENAIKIAYRRMGALPGVSCINAFHGRTLGALTFTFSKPVQKSNFPELPVKRIKFCSSDDDPEIDAVENLLKENKVAFIITEIVQGEGGYNVASKRFIKMLREYTSKYGVPLIIDEVQSGMGRTGRWWAFEHYGVEPDIMAVAKALQVGATLYRRELDPGQQGVLSSTWGGGSRIDLAVGAKIIDVIRRDNLLSNAERIGGIILKALRDMADDSNGKVVDVRGIGLMIGVEFISKEVRDSFIINAFKHGLLLLPAGIKVIRVIPPLIIREDEVQEGVELMYEVLKVI, encoded by the coding sequence GTGAAGCATAAGATAGTTGTTGAGCCACCAGGGCAGAATGCTAGGACTATAATAGATACGATGAGTAGGAACTGTTACAACTCAACATTTGTATATCCATTGGTCATTGAAGATGGTGAAGGATGCTATATAAAGGATGTTGATGGCAATGTATACCTTGACTTCACATCAAACATAGGCTCATCCCCCCTAGGCTACAAGCATCCAGATGTTATGGATGTTCTAAAGGAGTACTCTAACACTGGAGTACATAAGATCGCTGGACAAGACTTCTACTGCAGAGAGCATGCCGAACTTGCTGAAAGGCTACTCTCTATAGTACCAAAAGGGTTCAAGGCATTCCTTATAAACAGTGGTGCAGAGGCTGTTGAGAATGCCATAAAGATTGCATACAGGAGGATGGGTGCACTCCCAGGGGTATCATGTATAAATGCATTCCATGGAAGGACCTTGGGAGCATTAACATTCACATTCAGCAAACCTGTGCAGAAGAGCAACTTCCCTGAACTACCAGTTAAGAGGATAAAGTTCTGCTCTAGCGATGATGATCCTGAGATAGATGCTGTTGAGAACCTGCTGAAGGAGAACAAGGTAGCATTCATAATAACTGAGATTGTGCAGGGTGAGGGAGGGTACAATGTAGCAAGCAAGAGGTTCATCAAGATGCTAAGAGAGTATACCAGCAAATACGGTGTGCCTCTCATAATAGATGAGGTACAGTCAGGAATGGGTAGAACTGGTAGATGGTGGGCATTCGAGCACTATGGGGTAGAGCCAGATATAATGGCTGTAGCAAAAGCACTCCAGGTTGGGGCAACACTATACAGGAGGGAGTTGGATCCAGGGCAGCAAGGAGTGCTATCAAGTACGTGGGGAGGGGGTAGCAGGATAGATCTTGCTGTAGGTGCAAAGATCATAGATGTGATAAGGAGGGATAACCTGCTTAGCAATGCTGAAAGGATTGGAGGTATCATCCTTAAAGCATTGAGGGATATGGCAGATGATAGCAATGGCAAGGTAGTAGATGTTAGAGGTATAGGACTCATGATAGGTGTTGAGTTCATAAGCAAGGAGGTTAGGGATAGTTTCATAATCAATGCATTCAAGCATGGCTTACTACTCCTTCCTGCTGGCATCAAAGTGATAAGGGTTATTCCTCCTCTCATAATAAGGGAGGATGAAGTTCAGGAAGGTGTGGAGCTTATGTATGAGGTGTTGAAGGTGATCTGA
- a CDS encoding YHS domain-containing protein, with protein sequence MRVLDPVCGIEMDDDLAVKAEYEGKVYYFCCDGCRKIFLKNPKKYRK encoded by the coding sequence ATGAGGGTACTTGATCCAGTATGTGGTATAGAGATGGATGATGATCTTGCTGTTAAAGCAGAGTATGAGGGCAAGGTGTACTACTTCTGCTGCGATGGGTGCAGGAAGATATTCCTCAAGAACCCAAAGAAGTATAGGAAGTAG
- a CDS encoding type II glyceraldehyde-3-phosphate dehydrogenase, whose amino-acid sequence MAFRVFLNGYGTIGRRVAYALANDRDVEFIGVGKYSVDDRAKEAKDQGFKMFVPEAKIDEFKSKGYAVEGSIKDAIIASDLIVDASKDGLGYENKINYYLPLNKPAIFQGGEDRYGEHSVADIIHNSRVNYEQVYGKRYVIQGSCNVTGLGRIMQPLIERYGDEIVRFDATLIRRWADLEDKKEVKDSIEWDRDPHHQKDVADFIRSHALYVDVYKVPSRMMHLHQLYVRFKHECPSKDSILDVFEKEWGVALLSNAKGTADVRKKALELGFPFGDTCMVHIHTDVLKVQGDILKITYSDDQTGIVAPENHMLIQAMLFRRSKREALERTERIFRLNERKKALASEFG is encoded by the coding sequence ATGGCATTCAGGGTATTCCTAAATGGCTATGGTACTATAGGAAGGAGGGTTGCATATGCTCTAGCAAATGATAGAGATGTAGAGTTCATAGGAGTAGGGAAGTACAGCGTAGATGATAGAGCAAAGGAGGCTAAGGACCAAGGCTTCAAGATGTTCGTGCCAGAGGCAAAGATTGATGAGTTCAAGAGCAAGGGTTATGCAGTAGAGGGGAGCATAAAGGATGCTATAATTGCTAGTGATCTAATAGTTGATGCATCCAAGGATGGACTTGGGTATGAGAATAAGATCAACTACTATCTGCCATTGAACAAGCCAGCTATATTCCAGGGAGGGGAGGATAGGTATGGTGAGCATAGCGTTGCTGATATCATACACAACTCAAGGGTGAACTATGAGCAGGTTTATGGGAAGAGGTATGTTATACAGGGCAGTTGCAATGTAACTGGCTTGGGTAGGATAATGCAGCCATTGATAGAGCGTTATGGCGATGAGATAGTAAGGTTTGATGCTACACTGATAAGGAGATGGGCTGATCTTGAGGATAAGAAGGAGGTAAAGGACTCTATAGAGTGGGATAGGGACCCTCACCATCAGAAGGATGTAGCTGACTTCATAAGGAGTCATGCCCTTTACGTTGATGTGTACAAGGTACCAAGCAGGATGATGCATCTACACCAGTTGTATGTTAGGTTCAAACATGAGTGCCCAAGCAAGGATTCCATACTTGATGTGTTTGAGAAGGAGTGGGGTGTAGCACTGCTAAGCAATGCTAAAGGTACTGCAGATGTAAGGAAGAAGGCATTAGAACTTGGATTCCCATTTGGAGATACATGCATGGTTCATATACACACTGATGTGCTCAAGGTACAGGGAGATATACTGAAGATAACCTACTCTGATGATCAGACTGGGATAGTTGCGCCAGAGAATCATATGCTAATACAGGCTATGCTATTCAGGAGGAGCAAGAGGGAAGCGCTTGAGAGGACTGAGCGTATATTCAGGCTTAATGAGAGGAAGAAGGCTCTAGCAAGTGAGTTTGGTTGA
- a CDS encoding OsmC family protein: MTTNIVNNVDLSKISALIEQGKKDRSALRKIIKLEGEWILDESKGFQFRSEMAYEKGKQVLEIDSPTWLGGQGNRLGPMAYCIAGLTSCFIATFASVAASKGIRLRRLRVSSNCVVNFAKTLDVADEPITESINFDVDAEAENADKAKLEEILKLARERCPAVYSMEHVIKVNTTLR; this comes from the coding sequence ATGACTACTAACATAGTGAACAATGTAGATCTTAGCAAGATCTCAGCACTCATAGAGCAAGGCAAGAAGGATAGGAGTGCGTTGAGGAAGATCATCAAGCTTGAGGGTGAATGGATACTTGACGAGAGTAAGGGCTTCCAGTTCAGGAGTGAGATGGCTTATGAGAAGGGTAAGCAAGTGCTAGAGATAGATAGCCCAACATGGCTTGGAGGTCAAGGCAATAGACTTGGACCTATGGCATACTGTATAGCAGGGCTAACATCATGCTTCATAGCAACATTTGCAAGTGTAGCAGCAAGCAAGGGTATAAGGCTCAGGAGGCTTAGGGTATCATCAAACTGTGTTGTAAACTTTGCAAAGACCCTTGATGTTGCAGATGAGCCAATAACAGAGAGCATAAACTTCGATGTTGATGCAGAGGCAGAGAATGCAGATAAGGCTAAGCTTGAAGAGATCCTCAAACTAGCAAGAGAAAGGTGCCCAGCAGTGTATAGCATGGAACATGTAATAAAGGTTAACACAACACTCAGATAG
- a CDS encoding DNA-directed RNA polymerase subunit N, with protein MLVPVRCFTCGSLIADKYNIYVKRVRMGEKPANVLDDMGVKRYCCRRMFLSTVETINQLLPYYEVLMRKKEEIESSG; from the coding sequence ATGCTAGTACCAGTAAGGTGCTTCACATGTGGTAGTCTAATAGCAGACAAGTACAATATATATGTGAAGAGGGTTAGAATGGGTGAGAAGCCAGCCAACGTTCTAGATGATATGGGTGTAAAGAGGTACTGCTGTAGGAGAATGTTCCTGAGTACTGTAGAGACTATAAACCAACTCCTCCCCTACTATGAGGTACTGATGAGAAAGAAGGAGGAGATAGAGAGTAGTGGTTAG